The Saprospiraceae bacterium genome contains the following window.
TGGAAACCCAGTTCTTTACCAATCAGTTTCCGATTCAGGAAGCGCTTACATTTGATGATGTCTTATTAGTACCAGCTTATTCGGATGTACTCCCGAGGGATACGGACATTAGCAGTCGTTTAACCACAGACATTAAAATTAATGTTCCCATCTTATCGGCAGCCATGGATTCAGTCACCGAAAAAGACATGGCCATATCTATGGCACAGTCCGGCGGAGTCGGAATCATCCATAAAAACATGAGCATTGAAGCCCAGGCCAGGCAAGTACGGAGTGTAAAACGGTCAGAAAGCGGAATGATCATTGATCCGGTCACTTTAGACAGCAAAGCAAAAGTCAGTGATGCCTTATTGCTGATGTCGCAACATCGTATTGGAGGCATTCCGATCATCGACGAGGCCCATAAACTAATTGGTATTTTGACAAACCGGGATCTTCGGTTTGAAGCACATCCCAATCGGCCGATTAAAGAAATCATGACCAAAGAACATTTGATCACGGCGCCGGCAGGAACCACACTCAATCAGGCCAAATCCATTTTACAAAAACACAAAATTGAAAAATTACCGGTAGTCAAAAAAGACGGTACCCTGATTGGATTGATCACCTACAAGGATATTATGAAACTGGAGAATTTTCCAAATTCCTGTAAAGACAATTTAGGACGCTTGGTGGTCGGCGCTGCAGTAGGTATCAGCAAAGACACCATGGATCGCATTGAAGCCCTGGTTCATGTAGATGTGGATGTCATTTGCATTGATACCGCCCATGGGCACTCTCAAGGGGTATTGCAAATGATTAAACAAGTGCGTAAAAAATTCAAGTCCCTTCAAATCATCGGAGGCAATATTGCAACCGGCGAAGCCGCCCTGGCCTTGGTTGCTGCCGGGGTCAATGGGGTGAAAGTAGGCGTCGGTCCGGGCAGTATTTGTACAACCCGAATTGTAGCCGGTGTAGGTGTACCACAGTTGACAGCAATTGCATTAGCTGCAAAAGCCATCCAGAAAAAAGGAATTCCAATCATTGCTGATGGAGGCATTCGATATACAGGTGACATTCCAAAAGCATTGGCCGCCGGAGCGCATACGATTATGGGAGGGTCTTTATTTGCCGGCACAGAAGAAGCCCCGGGAGAAACCATCATTTATGAAGGACGAAAATTTAAAGTCTATCGGGGAATGGGTTCATTGGGAGCCATGCAATTGGGTAGTAAGGATCGCTATTTTCAAGATGTAGAGGATGATATTAAAAAGTTGGTTCCAGAAGGCATCGAAGGAAGAGTTCCTTTTAAAGGTTCGGTATCAGAAGTCATGGTGCAATACATTGGTGGACTGCGTGCCAGCATGGGTTATGTGGGTGCTAAAACCATCAAGGATTTACAAAAAGCCAAATTGGTACGCATCACGAACAGTGGCATCAATGAATCACATCCTCACAATATTACGATTACCAAAGAATCACCGAATTATTCGAGACGATAAAATAATGCAATGCTGCATTTTTAGTCTTTAGAGAAGAAGTCTTAAGTCTGTAGGAAATGAATCAATGTTGCAATTCTGTAATGTTTTGATGTAGCAGTTTATTAGTTTAAAAATTGGGATACGATAATTTACAATGCTTTAGTAATACCAAAAAAATACAAATGTCATATTACAATTATTTATATAATCAGGGTAAACCCTTAGTTTGCAATCAGGGTATACCTTGATTTTTCATCTGAATTGAAAATTTTAACACAAAATATTTGGAGTTTACTTGTTGCGTATTATATTTTTGTAACACAATCACACCCGTCAAGATTTCAATATTTTGATCCTATAAATTATTCAAAATTTTAAGGTAATCAATTGCGTCATTTAGCTAGTTTGCTAAATTAAAATGCGCATTTGAATGGAATGAATTATTTATTAACCTAAAATGTATTTTTATGAAGTACTCAATATTTTTAATGCCAGGCGATATACAATTCTAAAAATATCGACTTTGAGAATGGAATCAAAAAATACCCTAATCCTA
Protein-coding sequences here:
- the guaB gene encoding IMP dehydrogenase yields the protein METQFFTNQFPIQEALTFDDVLLVPAYSDVLPRDTDISSRLTTDIKINVPILSAAMDSVTEKDMAISMAQSGGVGIIHKNMSIEAQARQVRSVKRSESGMIIDPVTLDSKAKVSDALLLMSQHRIGGIPIIDEAHKLIGILTNRDLRFEAHPNRPIKEIMTKEHLITAPAGTTLNQAKSILQKHKIEKLPVVKKDGTLIGLITYKDIMKLENFPNSCKDNLGRLVVGAAVGISKDTMDRIEALVHVDVDVICIDTAHGHSQGVLQMIKQVRKKFKSLQIIGGNIATGEAALALVAAGVNGVKVGVGPGSICTTRIVAGVGVPQLTAIALAAKAIQKKGIPIIADGGIRYTGDIPKALAAGAHTIMGGSLFAGTEEAPGETIIYEGRKFKVYRGMGSLGAMQLGSKDRYFQDVEDDIKKLVPEGIEGRVPFKGSVSEVMVQYIGGLRASMGYVGAKTIKDLQKAKLVRITNSGINESHPHNITITKESPNYSRR